The sequence CCTGCCTGGGCGCGGCCGCCGGCAGCTTCCTGTTCCATCCGATCCTGGCCCTGGCCGCCGGAGCCGTGGCGCTCGGCCTGGCCGGCTGGATGGTCACGGGGCTTTTCCGGGCCGCCTCGCTCGTGGCCACCATCATCCAGTACGTCATGGTCACCCGGCCCGGCTGCTCCATGACCGAGCCGGTGGAAGAGCGCGTGACCCGCGTGGTCAAGCCGCGCACGGCCGAAACCGTGGCCGAGGCCGCCGAGGAGGCCCAGGAGGTCGTTCCCGCCGCGCCGGCCGTTGCGGTCGAGCCCGAGCCGGTGGTCGTCGAGACCGAGGCCGCTTAACCGGGTTATTCGCCACGCCGCCCCGGGGCGTTTAAGCCTCGGGGCGGTGTGTCATTTTTTCTATACGGGGGGTCCGGGGGCCCTTGGCCTCCCGGCGGAGAGGTCCAGGAGAGGCAGCGCCTCTCCTGGCGAGGGGGCGGGGGCAGAGCCCCCGCTTCCAAGGATAATCGCCATGAGCATGTTCCGCACGCTGCTGGGCTACCTCAAGCCCTACAAGTACCTGTTCCTCCTGGGGCTTGGCCTGGTCGCCCTGGCCAGCGCCATGGAGCTCCTCAAACCCTGGCCGCTGACCTTGGCCGTGGACCAGATCATCGGCCACAAGCCCCTGGACGTCATGGGCTGGAAGCCCGATCTGGCCGCCATCTCCATCGGCGTCCAGCTGCTTACCGTGGTCGGCATGCTGGTCGGCGTGCACTTTCTGGTGGGCTTCGTGCAACTCCTCAACAACTACCTGACCATCCGCATGGGTCAGGACATGGTGCAGGATCTGCGCTGCGACCTCTTCGACCATCTCCAGCGCCAGTCCCTGCGCTTCCACCAGAACTGGCCCACGGGCGACCTCATCTACCGCATCATGGGCGACACCTACGCCGTGCAGGCGCTTTTGATGAACGGCGTTTTCACCACGGTGACGAGCACCGCGCTGCTCCTCGGCATGCTGGTGGTGTGCCTGCAGATGGACGCGGAACTCACGCTCTACGCCTTGTGCGTCATCCCGCTGCTTTTCGTCGCCATATCGAGAGTGTCGCGCAAGATCGGCGACCTGACCACCGAGACGCATCTCAAGGAGTCCCAGGTCTACACCACGGTGGAGCGCATCTTTTCCTCCATCACCCTGGTCCAGGCCTTCGGCCGCGAGGATGAGGAACGCCGCAGGTTCGTGTCCGAGTCCCAGCGTTCCTTCGACCGCAAGCTGTCGCTCTACGCCTTGCAGACGGTCTACGGCTGGCTGGTTTCCGGCATCACCGCCGCCGGCACGGCGCTGGTCCTCTACGTCGGCGTGCGCCACGTGATCGACGGCCTGCTTTCCACCGGCGAGCTGCTGGTCTTCATCGCCTATCTGGCCTCGCTGTATACGCCGCTCAACAACCTGAGCGTCACCGTGGGCGGCATCCGGGGCTCCCTGGCCCAGGCCAAGCGCGTCATGGACGTTTTGGCCGTGGACGAGGCCGTGCCCGAGGCGCCCGATGCTCCGGCCCTGGCCGTGAGCAAGGCCGAGGTGCGTTTCGATGCGGTGTCCTTCGGCTATGTCCCGGAAAAGATGGTTCTAAACGACGTCGATTTCATCTGCCCCGGCGGCTCCACCGTGGCCGTGGTCGGTCAGACCGGGGCCGGCAAGACCTCGCTTATCAGCCTGCTGCTGCGTTTTTACGATCCCCAGAAGGGGGCCATCACCATCGACGGCCAGGATCTGCGTTCGGTCGGCCTCAAAAGCCTGCGCGACAAGATCGCCATCGTGCTCCAGGAAACCCAGCTCTTCCCCATGTCCGTGCACGATAATATCGCCTACGGCAAAAAGCAGGCGACCCGCGAGGAAGTGGAGCGCGTGGCCAGGCTCGCCAACGCCCACGACTTCATCGCGGCCCTGCCCAAGGGCTACGACACCATCCTCGGCGAAAAGGGCTCCAACCTGTCCGGCGGCCAGCGCCAGCGTCTGGCCATCGCCCGGGCGCTGCTCAAGGACGCGCCGCTTTTAATCCTCGACGAGCCCACTTCGGCCCTCGACGCCGAGACCGAGGCCCTCATCATGGAAGGCCTGGAGCGGCTCATGGAAAACCGCACCACCTTCGTCATCGCCCACCGCCTGTCCATGATGCGCCGGGCCGACGTCATCCTGGTCATCAAGAACCAGCGCATCCACGAAATGGGTTCCTACGACGAGCTGATGGCTAGAAACGGCGAATTCGCTCGCCTGCACGCCATCCAGATGGGCAAGGGACGCCCCGAGAAGTTGCCGCCGCACCCCTTGGTAGCTTAAGAAATCTTTAGGAATGGTGCTGGGGGGAAACCTTGTCTTACGAAAGGTTCTCCCCCCAGGCCCCCTTTCCAAAGACTTTTAGCTATAATAGGATGTTATATCTGTAAGGTCTTTTTGGGAAAGTGAAAATTTTTGTCCTTCTCCCGTTAAAGTTTTTTGGGAGGGTGGGGGCTCGGGGGAGGGAACCCCTTTTTTCAAAAAGGGGTTCCCTCCCCCGATTCCTCTAACACACGCTTCAAGGAGTTCGGATGGCGGTTCGTGGCGGGCGCAGGTGGCTGTTCGTCTTGTGTGTGGTGCTGGTCAACGTGGCGCTTTTCGCCCTGCTCGACTGGGGCGCGGGGCTGATCCTGGCCCACCTGGAAGGCGGCGAGCCGCAGACCCGGATTTTCAACGCCGAAAACGGCCGCGACGCCGGCTTTGTCGTGCAGTACGACGAACATCTGGGGTATCGGCTCGTGCGCCACGACGCCGACCCCAGCCGTTTCGAGGATTCCGCCGGCAAGACCGTGCCCGTGGCCAAGGCTCCGGGCGTTTACCGCATCCTGTGCCTGGGGGGCTCCACCACCTACGGCGTGGGCGCGGACAAGACCAATTCCT comes from Solidesulfovibrio fructosivorans JJ] and encodes:
- a CDS encoding ABC transporter ATP-binding protein, translated to MSMFRTLLGYLKPYKYLFLLGLGLVALASAMELLKPWPLTLAVDQIIGHKPLDVMGWKPDLAAISIGVQLLTVVGMLVGVHFLVGFVQLLNNYLTIRMGQDMVQDLRCDLFDHLQRQSLRFHQNWPTGDLIYRIMGDTYAVQALLMNGVFTTVTSTALLLGMLVVCLQMDAELTLYALCVIPLLFVAISRVSRKIGDLTTETHLKESQVYTTVERIFSSITLVQAFGREDEERRRFVSESQRSFDRKLSLYALQTVYGWLVSGITAAGTALVLYVGVRHVIDGLLSTGELLVFIAYLASLYTPLNNLSVTVGGIRGSLAQAKRVMDVLAVDEAVPEAPDAPALAVSKAEVRFDAVSFGYVPEKMVLNDVDFICPGGSTVAVVGQTGAGKTSLISLLLRFYDPQKGAITIDGQDLRSVGLKSLRDKIAIVLQETQLFPMSVHDNIAYGKKQATREEVERVARLANAHDFIAALPKGYDTILGEKGSNLSGGQRQRLAIARALLKDAPLLILDEPTSALDAETEALIMEGLERLMENRTTFVIAHRLSMMRRADVILVIKNQRIHEMGSYDELMARNGEFARLHAIQMGKGRPEKLPPHPLVA